A single Anopheles arabiensis isolate DONGOLA chromosome 2, AaraD3, whole genome shotgun sequence DNA region contains:
- the LOC120896070 gene encoding uncharacterized protein LOC120896070 isoform X2, translating to MEKIRTKRAADSEHGKAYPVGVKTVIKEEPLDDDILHGHTQVLREECMVESQTGDGTSDNSDVQDPLLNLAPQTDVKMENLGALGNGIGVAEEIANVAGSSATKRKHSDANELQDDIGTAKTNPHENLNHGQRSGLNVVPAVTDAGKRRSRGKVNVTSNQDRERVIAASDKGYSHSMIAEMLGIKRPTVYSILKKYWKTGEVEANSRGGVKPKKLTDAAISSIQAWLDEDCTISLSKLVKKFGSIIKFKLATLQSLVSSILSTIRSKE from the exons ATGGAAAAGATTCGAACCAAACGTGCAGCAGATTCTGAACACGGTAAAGCG TATCCTGTTGGGGTGAAGACAGTAATAAAAGAAGAACCGCTAGACGACGACATCTTGCATGGTCATACACAAGTACTGCGTGAAGAATGTATGGTAGAAAGTCAAACCGGCGACGGTACTTCGGACAACAGCGATGTTCAAGATCCATTACTAAATCTTGCGCCCCAAACGGATGTCAAGATGGAAAACTTGGGTGCCCTAGGAAACGGTATTGGAGTGGCAGAAGAAATCGCTAATGTTGCTGGTTCAA GTGCAACAAAGAGAAAGCATAGTGATGCAAACGAATTACAAGACGATATTGGTACTGCGAAGACTAATCCTCATGAAAAC TTAAATCATGGACAGCGGAGCGGACTAAATGTTGTTCCGGCGGTAACAGATGCTGGTAAACGTCGATCCCGCGGTAAGGTTAATGTAACGAGCAATCAAGACCGCGAACGAGTCATTGCAGCTAGCGATAAAGGATACTCACACAGCATGATCGCTGAGATGTTGGGCATTAAGCGGCCTACCGTCTACAGTATATTGAAAAAGTATTGGAAAACAGGCGAGGTTGAAGCAAACTCACGTGGCGGTGTGAAACCCAAAAAGCTTACAGATGCGGCAATTTCGAGCATTCAAGCATGGCTGGACGAGGATTGCACGATATCATTATCAAAACTGGTTAAAAAGTTTGGGAGCATCATCAAATTCAAGTTAGCCACACTACAATCGCTCGTGAGTTCTATCCTTTCTACTATTCGTTCAAAAGAATAA
- the LOC120896070 gene encoding uncharacterized protein LOC120896070 isoform X1: MEKIRTKRAADSEHGKAYPVGVKTVIKEEPLDDDILHGHTQVLREECMVESQTGDGTSDNSDVQDPLLNLAPQTDVKMENLGALGNGIGVAEEIANVAGSSATKRKHSDANELQDDIGTAKTNPHENGCNICPSREPWDARTTKVQYKKMIDIMENAPDIARALFRGSQTQFWEELTTQLNALGPPVKTVGTWKRVWFDYKCAVKKKLLDNKNALAATGYGRRFGTKTLNELEERVATISNLRSIVVGNGRPRYEIDRQIKDNQLICNMIAGNKNITSEDSSEYEKDDDSLPTSLITSRKRKYTDIVVRHSGTRYEIGRQAKDTQRISNVEAENSNITSEDNSEHEKDGTPAVHISRPTRLKRGRKRKNTEADFQQNKEMLVMMKRFVEIQEKSFKLQEKTNDLLAECTKQLTVCNNLLAKQTNMSTNP; encoded by the exons ATGGAAAAGATTCGAACCAAACGTGCAGCAGATTCTGAACACGGTAAAGCG TATCCTGTTGGGGTGAAGACAGTAATAAAAGAAGAACCGCTAGACGACGACATCTTGCATGGTCATACACAAGTACTGCGTGAAGAATGTATGGTAGAAAGTCAAACCGGCGACGGTACTTCGGACAACAGCGATGTTCAAGATCCATTACTAAATCTTGCGCCCCAAACGGATGTCAAGATGGAAAACTTGGGTGCCCTAGGAAACGGTATTGGAGTGGCAGAAGAAATCGCTAATGTTGCTGGTTCAA GTGCAACAAAGAGAAAGCATAGTGATGCAAACGAATTACAAGACGATATTGGTACTGCGAAGACTAATCCTCATGAAAAC GGATGTAACATTTGTCCTAGCAGGGAACCGTGGGATGCAAGAACCACCAAAGTTCAGTACAAAAAGATGATAGATATAATGGAAAATGCACCCGACATCGCTCGTGCGCTATTCAGAGGAAGCCAAACCCAATTTTGGGAGGAACTAACCACCCAACTTAACGCACTGGGACCCCCGGTTAAAACCGTAGGAACGTGGAAACGG GTATGGTTTGATTACAAGTGTGCTGTAAAGAAAAAGTTGCTCGATAATAAAAATGCGTTAGCAGCAACAGGGTATGGTAGACGATTCGGCACTAAAACATTGAATGAATTGGAAGAACGCGTTGCTACTATCAGCAACTTAAGATCCATCGTGGTAGGAAATGGTAGACCTCGGTATGAAATCGACAGACAGATAAAAGATAATCAATTAATCTGTAACATGATAGCAGGAAACAAGAACATCACTAGTGAGGACAGTTCTGAATATGAAAAGGATGACGATTCACTACCCACAAGCTTAATAACTAGTCGTAAACGCAAATACACTGACATTGTGGTAAGACATAGTGGAACTCGGTACGAAATCGGCAGACAGGCAAAAGATACTCAGCGTATCAGTAACGTGGAAGCTGAAAACAGTAACATTACCAGCGAGGACAATTCTGAACACGAAAAGGATGGAACTCCTGCTGTACACATTTCACGACCTACAAGATTAAAAAGAGGCCGTAAACGTAAAAATACTGAAGCGGATTTCCAGCAAAATAAGGAGATGCTAGTCATGATGAAAAGATTTGTAGAAATTCAAGAGAAATCCTTCAAGTTACAAGAAAAAACGAATGACCTTCTTGCCGAATGTACTAAACAGCTTACAGTCTGCAACAATCTattggcaaaacaaaccaatatgTCAACCAATCCTTAA